A genomic window from Populus alba chromosome 19, ASM523922v2, whole genome shotgun sequence includes:
- the LOC118048635 gene encoding probable disease resistance protein At4g27220 has product MGRSDDPFWKEVEVMNDGSMKCKFCGHLFANGTSISRIKWHLSGERGHNVVICGQVPKEVQEAAFLAMRGGNKRHEGIASSSMEYTGEGSFQHVDRSVSPWRLRVDAYENRGEATPGTDLVDQFADGTWVQIHSALSKEQQLSEISTYLMQEDEDVERLHDAFEQVQPRGDSSQPIDPLCLDPPSINNDVQNMVRVRTEPVRPDAGARSSISLEYNTSETRGVPLPTSSIKPVGRAFEENKKVIWSLLMDDEVPTIGIYGMGGVGKTTILQHIHNELLQRPDICDHVWWVTVSQDFSINRLQNIIAKRLLIDLSSEDDDLHRAAKLSEELMKKQKWILILDDLWSNFELDEVRIPVPLKGCKLIMTTRSETVCHRMACHRKIKVKPLFKEEAWTLFMEKLGRDMALSQEVEGIAKAVAKECAGLPLGIITVARSLRGVNDLHEWRNTLKKFRESEFRDNEVFKLLRFSYDRLGDLALKQCLLYCALFPEDHEIEREELIGYLIDEGIIKGMRSRGDAFDEGHTMLNRLENVCLLESAKMNGDDSRRVKMDGDGSRCVKMHDLIRDMAIQILQDNSQVMVKAGVQLKELPDVEEWTENLTRVSLMQNKIKEIPSSYSPRCPYLSTLFLCDNDSLRFVADSFFKQLHGLKVLDLSCTGIKKLPKSVSDLMSLSALLLSCCDKLKHVPSLKKLRALKRLDLSRTRLEKMPQGMECLTNLRYLRMNGYGEKEFPSGILQKLSQLQVFVQEQFMPQDDAPIIVKGKEVGSLRNLEALECQFKGFSNFVEYLKSRDGIQSLSTCKILVGEVTYLLEDIEDFPSKIVGLGNLSINGDRDFQVKFLNGIQGLICQCIDARSLCDVLSLENATELERISIRECHNMESLVSSFWFCSAPPPLPPYNGIFSSLKRFFCYGCNNMKKLFPLVLLLNLVNLEMIEVCECQKMEEIIGTTDEESSTSNSITEVILPKLITLELVCLPKLKNICSAKLICNSLKDIGVMYCEKLKRMPICLPLLENGQPSHPPSLKEIRARPKE; this is encoded by the coding sequence ATGGGTAGATCAGATGATCCGTTTTGGAAGGAAGTTGAAGTTATGAATGATGGAAGCATGAAATGTAAGTTTTGTGGGCATTTATTTGCCAATGGTACTTCCATTTcgaggatcaaatggcatttatCAGGAGAGAGAGGGCATAATGTTGTCATTTGTGGTCAAGTGCCTAAAGAAGTTCAAGAAGCAGCCTTTCTAGCTATGCGTGGTGGCAACAAAAGACATGAAGGCATAGCAAGTTCAAGCATGGAATACACTGGTGAAGGATCTTTTCAGCATGTTGACAGAAGTGTCTCTCCTTGGAGACTCAGAGTTGATGCTTATGAGAATAGAGGAGAAGCAACACCAGGAACAGATTTAGTGGATCAATTTGCTGATGGCACTTGGGTTCAGATACACTCTGCCCTTTCAAAGGAGCAGCAGCTGAGTGAAATCTCTACGTATTTAATGCAGGAAGATGAGGATGTGGAGCGTCTGCATGATGCATTTGAACAAGTGCAGCCTCGAGGAGATTCATCCCAACCAATAGATCCATTGTGTCTTGATCCTCCGTCAATAAACAATGATGTGCAGAACATGGTTAGAGTGAGGACAGAACCAGTGCGGCCTGACGCTGGAGCTAGATCTTCTATAAGCCTTGAATACAACACAAGTGAGACTAGAGGAGTTCCATTACCTACTAGCTCTATAAAGCCAGTGGGTCGAGCATTTGAAGAGAATAAGAAGGTGATATGGTCTTTGTTAATGGATGATGAAGTCCCAACCATTGGCATTTATGGGATGGGGGGAGTTGGTAAAACAACAATACTGCAACATATCCATAATGAGCTTCTACAAAGACCAGATATTTGTGATCATGTTTGGTGGGTGACTGTGTCTCAAGATTTCAGCATTAATAGATTGCAAAATATTATTGCTAAACGTCTTCTTATAGACCTTTCAAGCGAAGATGATGATCTGCATAGAGCTGCCAAATTGTCAGAAGAActaatgaagaaacaaaaatggattctcattttagatgatttgtggaGCAATTTTGAGCTTGATGAAGTGAGAATTCCTGTCCCGTTGAAAGGATGCAAGCTAATTATGACAACTCGATCAGAAACGGTTTGTCATCGGATGGCTTGCCACCGCAAAATCAAGGTGAAGCCACTTTTTAAGGAAGAAGCTTGGACTTTGTTCATGGAGAAACTTGGACGTGACATGGCACTTTCACAAGAAGTGGAAGGGATTGCAAAAGCTGTTGCAAAggaatgtgctggtttgccGTTGGGAATTATTACAGTAGCAAGAAGCTTGAGGGGAGTGAATGACCTACATGAGTGGAGAAATACATTGAAGAAATTTAGAGAATCAGAATTTAGGGACAATGAAGTATTCAAGTTATTGAGGTTTAGTTATGATCGGTTAGGTGATTTAGCACTAAAGCAATGTCTCTTGTACTGTGCATTATTTCCTGAAGATCATGAGATTGAAAGGGAGGAGTTGATAGGTTATTTGATCGATGAGGGAATAATTAAAGGAATGAGGAGCAGGGGAGATGCATTTGATGAGGGCCACACGATGCTTAATAGACTTGAAAATGTCTGCCTATTGGAAAGTGCTAAAATGAATGGTGATGATAGTAGACGTGTCAAGATGGATGGTGATGGTAGTAGAtgtgtcaagatgcatgacttgattagggacaTGGCCATCCAAATACTACAAGACAACTCTCAAGTCATGGTTAAAGCAGGTGTGCAATTAAAAGAGTTGCCAGATGTAGAGGAGTGGACGGAGAATCTCACAAGAGTCTCACTAATGCAAAACAAGATCAAAGAAATTCCTTCCAGCTATTCACCAAGGTGTCCCTATCTATCAACTCTATTTCTATGTGATAATGACAGTTTGAGATTTGTTGCGGATTCATTTTTCAAGCAATTGCATGGGCTCAAGGTCCTCGATCTGTCTTGCACAGGTATTAAAAAATTGCCAAAATCTGTCTCTGATTTGATGAGTCTCAGTGCATTATTGCTTAGTTGTTGtgataaattaaaacatgttcCATCATTGAAGAAGCTCAGGGCACTGAAGAGGTTGGATCTCTCTCGTACTCGACTTGAAAAGATGCCGCAAGGAATGGAATGCCTAACCAACCTGAGGTATCTTAGAATGAATGGATAtggtgaaaaggagtttcctAGTGGGATTTTACAAAAACTCTCTCAACTGCAAGTCTTTGTACAAGAACAGTTTATGCCGCAAGATGATGCTCCGATAATagttaaaggaaaggaagtagGATCCTTGAGAAATTTGGAAGCTTTGGAATGCCAATTCAAAGGTTTTTCTAACTTCGTGGAGTATCTCAAATCTCGGGATGGGATCCAATCATTAAGCACATGCAAGATTTTAGTAGGAGAGGTTACATATTTACTGGAAGACATTGAAGATTTTCCAAGTAAAATAGTTGGGTTGGGTAATTTGAGTATCAACGGAGATAGAGATTTTCAGGTCAAGTTCTTAAATGGCATTCAAGGACTGATTTGTCAATGCATCGATGCAAGAAGTTTATGTGATGTTTTGTCATTAGAGAATGCAACTGAACTGGAGCGCATCAGCATTCGGGAATGCCATaacatggagagcttggtttcatctttTTGGTTCTGCTCTGCTCCACCACCATTGCCACCATATAATGGTATCTTTTCTAgtcttaaaaggtttttttgttatggatGTAACAAtatgaagaagttgttcccACTTGTGTTGCTGCTAAACCTGGTAAACCTGGAAATGATTGAAGTTTGTGAGTGTcagaaaatggaggagataataggaaCAACAGATGAAGAAAGCAGCACCTCCAATTCCATCACGGAAGTCATTCTCCCAAAGTTAATAACTCTGGAATTGGTTTGCTtaccaaaactaaaaaacatttgCAGTGCAAAACTGATTTGCAATTCTCTTAAAGATATTGGTGTAATGTATTgtgagaagctgaagaggatgccaatttgtcttccgttgcttgaaaatggccagcCATCTCATCCCCCTTCTCTTAAAGAAATCCGAGCAAGGCCAAAAGAATAG